From a single Okeanomitos corallinicola TIOX110 genomic region:
- the rlmD gene encoding 23S rRNA (uracil(1939)-C(5))-methyltransferase RlmD, giving the protein MTNTAWRQGETIEVEISDLSDTGDGVGRFDQRVVFVPDTVPGDRILVRLLHVKPKYAHATLKQILIESPQRIRPSCIVADKCGGCQWQHINYNYQLQAKQNQVIQALERIGGFNHPPVDPVLTTTSSLGYRNKVTYPLGISATGQIQAGYYQKGSHHIINLNQCPIQDQRLNPLLAEIKQDIKQQGWSIYDENRHQGEIRHLSLRIGRRTGQILLTLVVKNGKLPGIENQAQQWLQRYPQLVGVCLNRNSDRTNAIFGKETTCITGIPYLTEQFAGLEFQIRPDTFFQVYTETAEALLQVIQTELNLQGNETILDAYCGIGTLTLPLAKQSQKIVGLEVQSAAVEQAILNAQNNGINNVKFLVGAVEKILPSLDIVPDIVLLDPPRKGCDTNVIKSLLDRKPHRIVYVSCKVATLARDLKMLCEQGSYQLTKVQPADFFPQTSHVETVAFLER; this is encoded by the coding sequence ATGACTAACACAGCTTGGCGACAGGGTGAAACAATAGAAGTAGAGATTTCCGATTTAAGCGACACTGGGGATGGTGTAGGACGCTTTGATCAGCGTGTGGTTTTTGTTCCTGATACAGTTCCTGGCGATCGCATCCTGGTTAGACTTCTACACGTTAAACCCAAATATGCTCATGCCACCCTTAAACAAATTCTCATAGAATCGCCCCAACGCATCCGCCCTAGCTGCATAGTCGCTGATAAATGTGGTGGTTGTCAGTGGCAGCACATAAATTATAATTATCAACTCCAAGCTAAACAGAATCAAGTAATTCAAGCTTTAGAAAGAATTGGCGGTTTTAATCATCCACCAGTAGATCCAGTCTTAACAACCACTTCATCCTTGGGTTATCGCAATAAAGTCACCTATCCTCTAGGAATCTCAGCTACAGGACAGATTCAAGCTGGTTACTACCAAAAAGGTAGTCATCACATCATTAACCTCAATCAATGTCCTATTCAAGATCAACGCTTAAACCCTTTATTAGCTGAAATTAAACAGGATATTAAACAGCAAGGTTGGTCAATTTATGATGAAAACCGCCACCAAGGAGAAATTCGCCATCTGAGTTTACGTATTGGCCGCCGTACAGGACAAATTCTCCTCACCTTAGTAGTCAAAAACGGAAAATTGCCAGGAATTGAAAACCAGGCACAACAGTGGTTACAGCGTTATCCCCAGCTAGTAGGAGTTTGCCTAAATCGCAATAGCGATCGCACAAATGCTATATTTGGGAAAGAAACAACCTGTATCACTGGAATTCCTTACCTGACAGAACAATTTGCAGGACTAGAATTTCAAATCCGTCCAGATACATTTTTTCAAGTGTATACAGAAACGGCTGAAGCACTTTTACAAGTCATTCAGACAGAACTCAATTTACAAGGTAATGAAACCATACTTGATGCCTATTGTGGCATTGGCACTTTAACCTTACCCCTAGCCAAACAATCCCAAAAAATAGTCGGCTTAGAAGTTCAATCAGCCGCAGTAGAACAAGCTATTTTAAACGCCCAGAATAACGGAATCAACAATGTTAAGTTTCTTGTAGGAGCAGTAGAAAAAATTCTTCCCAGTCTAGACATTGTACCAGATATTGTATTACTTGATCCGCCCAGGAAAGGATGTGACACTAATGTCATCAAATCCTTACTTGACCGGAAACCTCACCGCATCGTTTACGTCAGCTGTAAAGTAGCCACCCTAGCCCGTGACTTAAAAATGCTGTGTGAACAAGGGTCATACCAGTTGACAAAAGTACAACCAGCAGACTTTTTCCCCCAAACATCTCACGTTGAAACCGTGGCATTTTTAGAAAGATGA
- a CDS encoding anti-sigma regulatory factor, which translates to MITISLRPVGRSWGTISFASTLYLCPILDLLLAEVPAKLQAELRLGLQEALVNAAKHGNNLDPSKLVVVRFSLIDNQYWWVISDQGSGFTPYCDSENDPTDYLPPDESENGRGMTLLHQIFDQVEWNRKGTELRLCKQLETRRLLSLLR; encoded by the coding sequence GTGATTACCATTTCTCTACGTCCAGTCGGACGCTCTTGGGGTACTATTAGTTTTGCCTCGACTCTTTATTTGTGTCCAATATTAGACTTATTATTGGCAGAAGTTCCTGCCAAATTACAAGCAGAACTGCGGTTAGGACTTCAAGAAGCCCTAGTTAACGCAGCTAAACACGGTAATAATCTTGATCCAAGTAAATTAGTAGTAGTTCGTTTTTCCCTTATAGATAATCAATATTGGTGGGTTATTTCAGATCAAGGTAGTGGTTTTACTCCCTATTGTGACTCTGAGAATGACCCCACAGACTACTTACCACCAGATGAATCAGAAAATGGTAGAGGTATGACTCTACTACATCAAATATTTGATCAAGTAGAGTGGAATCGCAAAGGCACAGAATTAAGACTTTGTAAACAACTAGAAACTAGGCGGTTACTATCTTTACTGAGATAA
- a CDS encoding DUF6439 family protein: MSQISPLHDVTTLELAQALMERLTISSCDWHRLKSNRNARASELVAAAMVFLAKNEPQEAQVRLEQAVGWLNKSVSAPPCPTHGKS, translated from the coding sequence ATGTCTCAAATCAGCCCCTTACATGATGTCACTACTTTAGAACTTGCCCAAGCCTTGATGGAAAGATTAACAATTTCTTCCTGTGATTGGCATCGTCTCAAGTCTAACCGCAATGCCCGCGCTAGTGAGCTTGTGGCGGCTGCGATGGTGTTTTTGGCTAAAAATGAACCTCAAGAGGCTCAAGTCAGGTTAGAACAGGCTGTGGGCTGGTTAAATAAGTCTGTTTCTGCCCCTCCCTGTCCTACTCACGGTAAAAGTTAA
- the asnS gene encoding asparagine--tRNA ligase yields the protein MIKNRIAEILKTGQPEESLTVKGWVRTKRELKGFAFLEINDGSSLANLQIVINQDLPDYEAILKQINTGASVEVNGTLVASQGKGQRVELKAEAVKVYGDANPETYPLQKKRHSFEFLRTIAHLRGRTNSFGAVFRVRNACATAIHQFFQQRGFMWVHTPIITASDCEGAGELFSVTNLDLKKVPRTENQEIDYSQDFFSKPAYLTVSGQLEAEIMAMAFSNVYTFGPTFRAENSNTSRHLAEFWMVEPEMAFCDLEGDMDLAEEFLKHIFKYVMETCPEDMEFFNQRIDKTVLETADNIINNQFERLTYTDAVKLLEKADVKFDYPVSWGADLQSEHERYLAEQLFKKPVIVTDYPTQIKAFYMRLNDDEKTVRAMDILAPKIGEIIGGSQREERLDILEKRILAQGMKLEDLWWYLDLRRYGTVPHAGFGLGFERLVQFMTGMGNIRDVIPFPRTPQNAEF from the coding sequence ATGATTAAAAACCGCATTGCCGAAATATTAAAAACAGGTCAACCGGAAGAAAGCTTAACAGTTAAAGGTTGGGTCAGAACAAAACGTGAATTAAAAGGATTTGCGTTTTTAGAAATTAACGATGGTTCTAGTTTAGCTAACTTACAGATAGTTATTAATCAAGATTTACCAGATTACGAAGCAATATTAAAACAGATAAATACAGGCGCTTCCGTAGAAGTAAATGGAACATTAGTTGCATCTCAAGGAAAAGGACAAAGAGTAGAACTAAAAGCAGAAGCAGTAAAAGTTTACGGAGACGCTAATCCTGAAACCTATCCTCTGCAAAAGAAACGTCATTCCTTTGAGTTTTTAAGAACCATTGCCCATTTACGAGGTAGAACTAACTCCTTTGGTGCAGTATTTCGGGTGAGAAATGCTTGCGCTACTGCCATTCATCAATTTTTCCAACAACGGGGTTTTATGTGGGTACATACTCCCATAATTACCGCCAGTGACTGTGAAGGTGCAGGAGAATTATTTAGTGTTACCAATTTAGATTTAAAAAAAGTTCCGCGTACAGAAAATCAAGAAATTGATTATAGTCAAGACTTCTTTAGTAAACCTGCTTATTTAACAGTAAGTGGACAACTAGAAGCCGAAATTATGGCGATGGCATTTAGTAACGTTTACACCTTTGGGCCTACTTTTCGGGCTGAAAATTCTAACACTTCACGTCATTTAGCCGAATTTTGGATGGTTGAACCAGAGATGGCCTTCTGTGACTTAGAAGGAGATATGGACTTAGCAGAAGAGTTTCTCAAACATATCTTTAAATATGTGATGGAAACCTGCCCAGAAGACATGGAATTTTTCAATCAAAGAATTGATAAAACCGTCTTAGAAACCGCAGATAATATTATTAATAATCAATTTGAACGTTTAACTTATACCGATGCAGTCAAACTGTTAGAAAAAGCAGATGTGAAATTTGATTATCCCGTAAGTTGGGGTGCAGATTTACAATCAGAACATGAACGTTATTTAGCCGAACAATTGTTTAAAAAACCTGTCATTGTTACAGATTATCCTACCCAAATTAAAGCCTTTTATATGCGGTTGAACGATGATGAAAAAACCGTCCGAGCAATGGATATTCTTGCCCCAAAAATAGGCGAAATCATTGGTGGTTCGCAACGGGAAGAAAGATTAGATATCTTAGAAAAACGGATATTAGCCCAAGGGATGAAATTAGAAGACTTATGGTGGTATTTGGATTTACGTCGTTATGGTACAGTTCCCCATGCTGGTTTTGGTTTGGGGTTTGAAAGATTGGTACAGTTTATGACAGGTATGGGGAATATTCGGGATGTAATTCCTTTCCCTCGTACACCCCAAAATGCGGAGTTTTAA
- a CDS encoding DUF4114 domain-containing protein: protein MADKFFNTSTLNGENGFIIVNGNTNDDNLGYSVHNAGDINGDGIDDLIIGAPQTNPNGINNAGASYIIFGSNQGFPTTIEVSTLNGINGFTIIGSTESEALGRAVSAAGDVNGDGIEDLIVGAPFADRNNKENIGSSYIIFGKRSFSSTPIIDPSTLNGNNGFTIRGLTTQDLLGYSVSNAGDINNDGFDDLVIGAPNAYTTNNGKPGQTYIVFGSSNFNANFNLNNLDGSNGFVINGNRIEDYSGLSVSSAGDINNDGIDDLIIGAPQATPNGTNSGQAYIIYGKEGSFSPSLDIDNLNINDGFIINGVGDSKFGFSVSSAGDINNDGIDDLIIGAHDDDANGVINSGITYVIFGKNGNFNTNLDLTQIALDGNNGFIINGINEFDNSGFSVSGIGDVSGDGIDDLLISANNADPNGQSSGQSYVVFGNSNLTASINLADIDGTNGFVINGKLAGDNLGISVGGGGDVNGDGISDLIISAPFASSGAGESYVIFGVNNAPTDLTLSNNTVDENVGNNAVIGQFTTVDPNVKVQDFTYTLDAGFGDNDAFIIEGESLKIKQSPDFETKSSYTIRVTTTDQGGLSYQKEFTININDVDENSGNENTAPTDLTLSITAVDENAGDNAVIGTLTTTDANADDSFTYSLDNDENYPDNDAFVIDGESLKIKQSPDFETKSSYNISVVTTDAGGLSLVKQFTINVNDINEDDQNNNSGSGSENNGGGESLATRLVQVSDDVFRIESQNTTARLEVKLTGKDSNDVNEIAVFTVDNEQGAIDGINPGQAGYTEAALTRSKIIFSTISKIPNEFDISEVNKLLGFNNNDNLRFYLVRNGSTDSLQAGTTPLNNVIFPDSSTLRITELSEDNFSLAWEYDADNAQNFNDLVVNIKATDNPLPLGTALQDRPQGENIDLRDLVGAVNAEFTVYREAAFDNYVGFYKVTDANGGIDVDGDGAADLLPGQAGYTQAAVNQHLSNFGLSVANGGTATFTGTLEGGAIYVPFLIVDGRPDAILDGNASNDPAVYFTYLGANSDGIDHVRLLGDNTFGFEDIRGGGDEDFNDMIVQFNLQSIA, encoded by the coding sequence ATGGCTGATAAATTTTTTAACACCTCTACATTGAATGGCGAAAACGGCTTTATTATTGTTAATGGAAATACCAATGATGACAATTTAGGTTACTCAGTTCATAATGCCGGAGATATTAACGGTGACGGTATTGATGATCTAATAATTGGCGCTCCCCAAACAAATCCCAATGGCATAAATAATGCTGGAGCTAGTTACATAATATTTGGTAGTAACCAAGGTTTTCCTACAACCATTGAAGTTTCTACCTTGAATGGAATTAATGGTTTTACCATTATTGGTAGTACAGAAAGTGAAGCATTAGGCCGTGCTGTAAGTGCAGCAGGAGACGTTAACGGCGATGGTATTGAAGACTTAATTGTTGGCGCTCCTTTTGCTGATAGAAATAACAAAGAAAATATTGGATCTAGCTATATCATCTTTGGTAAAAGAAGTTTTAGTTCCACACCCATCATAGATCCATCTACTCTTAATGGTAATAATGGTTTTACCATCAGAGGTTTAACAACACAAGACCTATTAGGTTACTCTGTCAGCAATGCAGGAGACATTAATAATGATGGTTTTGATGATCTAGTTATTGGCGCTCCTAATGCCTATACAACTAATAATGGTAAACCCGGACAGACCTATATAGTATTTGGTAGCAGTAACTTTAATGCCAACTTTAACCTCAACAATTTAGATGGTAGCAACGGCTTTGTTATCAACGGTAACAGGATAGAAGACTATTCAGGTTTATCCGTTAGTAGTGCAGGAGATATCAATAATGATGGTATTGATGATTTAATTATTGGCGCTCCTCAAGCTACTCCCAATGGCACAAATTCTGGTCAAGCATACATAATTTATGGGAAAGAAGGAAGTTTTAGCCCTAGTCTTGATATTGATAACCTCAATATTAATGACGGTTTCATTATTAACGGTGTAGGAGATTCTAAATTCGGCTTCTCAGTTAGCAGCGCTGGAGATATCAATAACGATGGTATTGATGATTTAATTATTGGCGCTCATGACGATGATGCTAATGGTGTAATTAATTCAGGTATTACTTATGTCATTTTTGGCAAAAATGGTAACTTCAATACTAATTTAGACCTGACCCAAATTGCACTTGATGGTAATAACGGTTTTATCATCAATGGTATTAACGAATTTGATAATTCTGGATTTTCTGTTAGCGGTATCGGAGATGTCAGTGGTGATGGTATTGACGACTTATTAATAAGTGCCAATAATGCCGATCCAAATGGTCAAAGTTCCGGTCAAAGTTACGTGGTATTTGGTAACAGTAACTTGACTGCTTCTATCAATCTCGCTGATATTGATGGTACTAACGGCTTTGTCATCAATGGTAAATTAGCTGGTGATAATTTAGGTATTTCTGTCGGCGGTGGAGGAGATGTAAATGGTGATGGAATTTCTGATCTAATTATTAGCGCTCCCTTTGCTTCCTCTGGTGCTGGTGAAAGCTATGTAATTTTTGGTGTCAATAATGCACCTACAGATTTAACTTTAAGCAACAATACTGTTGATGAAAATGTAGGAAATAATGCAGTTATTGGTCAATTCACTACAGTTGATCCAAATGTAAAAGTTCAGGATTTTACCTATACCTTAGATGCTGGTTTTGGTGATAATGATGCTTTTATCATTGAAGGTGAAAGTTTAAAAATTAAACAATCTCCTGATTTTGAAACTAAGTCCAGTTACACTATCCGAGTCACAACCACAGATCAAGGTGGACTTTCCTATCAGAAGGAATTTACCATCAATATCAATGATGTAGATGAAAATAGTGGTAATGAAAATACAGCACCTACCGATTTAACTTTAAGTATCACTGCTGTTGATGAAAATGCAGGAGATAATGCAGTCATTGGTACATTAACAACCACCGATGCAAATGCCGATGATAGCTTTACCTATAGCTTAGATAATGATGAAAATTATCCTGATAATGATGCTTTTGTTATTGATGGTGAAAGTTTAAAAATTAAACAATCTCCCGATTTTGAAACTAAGTCCAGTTACAACATTAGTGTTGTTACCACAGATGCAGGTGGACTTTCTTTGGTTAAACAATTCACTATTAATGTGAATGATATTAACGAAGATGATCAAAATAATAATAGTGGTAGTGGTAGCGAAAATAATGGAGGTGGAGAATCTCTAGCCACCAGATTAGTCCAAGTTAGTGATGATGTCTTCAGAATTGAAAGCCAAAATACTACAGCTAGACTGGAAGTAAAACTAACAGGAAAAGATTCTAATGATGTTAATGAAATAGCAGTATTTACCGTTGATAATGAACAGGGTGCAATTGATGGTATTAACCCTGGACAAGCTGGATATACTGAAGCCGCATTAACCAGAAGTAAAATCATTTTCTCAACAATTTCTAAAATTCCCAACGAATTTGATATTAGCGAAGTTAACAAGTTATTAGGATTTAATAACAATGATAACTTGAGATTCTATCTTGTTAGAAATGGTTCAACTGATTCTCTCCAAGCGGGAACTACTCCTCTTAATAATGTGATTTTCCCAGATTCATCAACCCTAAGAATTACAGAATTAAGTGAGGATAATTTTTCTCTTGCTTGGGAATATGATGCCGATAATGCTCAGAATTTTAATGATTTAGTAGTCAACATTAAAGCCACAGATAATCCTTTACCTTTAGGTACTGCGTTACAAGACCGTCCCCAAGGTGAAAATATTGATTTACGTGACTTAGTTGGTGCAGTAAATGCTGAATTTACAGTCTATCGAGAAGCAGCATTTGATAACTATGTCGGTTTCTATAAAGTCACTGATGCAAACGGTGGAATTGATGTTGATGGTGATGGTGCAGCTGATCTTTTACCAGGACAAGCAGGTTATACCCAAGCCGCTGTTAATCAACATTTAAGTAATTTTGGATTGAGTGTTGCTAATGGAGGAACAGCAACTTTCACTGGCACTTTAGAAGGTGGTGCAATTTATGTACCATTCTTAATTGTAGATGGTAGACCCGATGCTATTCTTGATGGTAATGCAAGTAATGACCCAGCAGTTTACTTTACATATTTAGGTGCTAATTCTGATGGGATAGATCATGTTCGTCTTTTAGGAGATAATACCTTTGGTTTTGAAGATATCAGAGGTGGTGGTGATGAAGATTTTAACGATATGATTGTTCAATTCAATTTACAATCCATAGCTTAA